A stretch of Microbacterium caowuchunii DNA encodes these proteins:
- a CDS encoding FAD-binding oxidoreductase: MTAPDVVVARLTEALGERVDTSDAARHAARADKSGHSSAGPALAVVNARSAADVQETLRIATATGTPVVTRGAGTGLAGAANTGPGEIALCVRAMDRILEIRPDDLLAVVEPGILNADLNDALAREGLWWAPDPASRSISTVGGNIATGAGGLLCAKYGVVRDAVLGLQVVLADGRLLSLGHRSVKGVTGYDLTSLMIGSEGTLGVVVQATLKLRRLVAGDVCTLTAVFADVRAAAAGSAAVTASGIQPAVMELMDAASLSAVHDLLGLDSPLAGAAQLTIQTDGPAAVPEAEAISRILRERGAAVVVSGDPAEGERLLDVRRAMHPAMERLGTTLIEDVSVPRSALPAMFEEIARIERAYGIVIPTVAHAGDGNLHPNFVFDGPDVPDAIWAAAAELFHAALRLGGTLTGEHGIGVLKRRWLGEELGDDQWELQRRIKQVFDPAGILNPGKVFTP, encoded by the coding sequence ATGACCGCCCCCGACGTGGTCGTCGCCCGGCTCACCGAAGCACTCGGGGAGCGCGTCGACACGTCGGATGCGGCACGTCACGCCGCCCGTGCCGACAAGTCCGGGCACTCCTCCGCAGGGCCCGCCCTGGCCGTGGTGAACGCCCGGTCGGCCGCCGACGTGCAGGAGACCCTCCGGATCGCCACCGCCACCGGCACGCCCGTCGTCACCCGGGGCGCCGGGACCGGACTGGCCGGCGCCGCCAACACCGGCCCGGGCGAGATCGCCCTGTGCGTGCGCGCGATGGACCGCATCCTCGAGATCCGACCGGACGACCTCCTCGCCGTGGTGGAGCCGGGGATCCTCAACGCCGACCTCAACGACGCCCTCGCCCGCGAGGGGCTCTGGTGGGCGCCCGACCCCGCCAGCCGGTCGATCTCCACGGTCGGCGGCAACATCGCCACGGGCGCCGGGGGCTTGCTCTGCGCCAAGTACGGGGTCGTCCGGGATGCCGTCCTCGGGCTCCAGGTGGTGCTCGCCGACGGCCGTCTCCTGAGCCTCGGCCACCGCAGCGTCAAGGGCGTGACCGGGTACGACCTCACCTCGCTCATGATCGGCTCGGAAGGCACCCTCGGCGTGGTCGTGCAGGCGACGCTCAAGCTCCGCCGGCTGGTCGCGGGTGACGTGTGCACGCTGACCGCCGTGTTCGCGGACGTCCGTGCTGCTGCCGCAGGCTCGGCAGCGGTCACCGCCTCCGGCATCCAGCCCGCCGTCATGGAGCTGATGGACGCCGCCAGCCTCTCGGCCGTGCACGACCTCCTGGGCCTGGACTCCCCGCTCGCCGGCGCGGCCCAGCTCACGATCCAGACCGACGGCCCGGCCGCGGTCCCCGAGGCCGAAGCGATCTCGCGCATTCTGCGGGAGCGGGGAGCCGCCGTCGTCGTCTCGGGCGACCCCGCCGAGGGCGAACGTCTCCTGGACGTGCGGCGCGCCATGCACCCGGCCATGGAACGACTGGGGACGACGCTGATCGAGGACGTGTCGGTGCCGCGCTCGGCGCTCCCCGCGATGTTCGAGGAGATCGCCCGCATCGAGCGCGCCTACGGGATCGTCATCCCCACCGTGGCCCATGCCGGCGATGGCAATCTCCACCCGAACTTCGTCTTCGACGGCCCCGACGTCCCGGACGCGATCTGGGCCGCGGCCGCGGAGCTGTTCCACGCCGCGCTCCGCCTCGGCGGCACCCTCACCGGGGAGCACGGGATCGGCGTGTTGAAGCGGCGCTGGCTCGGCGAGGAGCTCGGCGACGACCAGTGGGAGCTGCAACGCCGGATCAAGCAGGTGTTCGACCCCGCCGGCATCCTGAATCCCGGCAAGGTCTTCACCCCCTGA
- a CDS encoding L,D-transpeptidase, with amino-acid sequence MTDLVTGPTSQAETTNAVSSAGSGDAETTAYAWAPEEPAPKKRRLGLWIGIPSAAVAIAAVAASLILIAPGTAVAGVPVGGLTVGGAADALQSRLASTTIEVETPAGTAQITGADLGASVDARALAESAFAAHPMWNITQWNSAPMEAEITVDPVLTEQALRDAAGSAYSAPVDASVAFDAASASYTTTPAVEGQGLDPATVTAALEDAFTSGTGRTTIDGTFVPIEAALTTAEADAAVGQLNGMLDTVGFYVGEERTVPIDRAVAASWLTVTDLDGSIALSADAAAIQPSVDALPGLVDRSPVNATVVTDTAGNVLQELTPGVAGRAVGDTSGVADAFAAQLATGNAAYQVPVTETAFETTTLARNIDVNLSSQRATLYENGQVVYSWAISSGLSGTPTPTGNFTVFAHVRMQNMGCGPTSSYCTEDVPWVTYFAPDIAFHGAYWHNNFGSPMSHGCVNMRISEAKFVFDWAPNGTPVSVHY; translated from the coding sequence GTGACCGATCTGGTTACCGGGCCGACGTCGCAGGCCGAGACGACCAACGCGGTGTCGTCCGCCGGATCAGGCGACGCCGAGACGACGGCGTATGCCTGGGCGCCGGAGGAACCGGCTCCCAAGAAGCGACGCCTGGGACTCTGGATCGGCATCCCCTCCGCGGCCGTCGCGATCGCAGCCGTCGCCGCGTCCCTCATCCTGATCGCTCCCGGCACGGCCGTGGCCGGAGTGCCCGTCGGCGGGCTCACCGTCGGCGGCGCTGCGGACGCCCTGCAGAGCCGGCTCGCGTCCACGACCATCGAGGTGGAGACGCCCGCCGGCACGGCGCAGATCACCGGCGCCGACCTCGGTGCTTCCGTCGACGCGCGCGCTCTGGCCGAGAGCGCGTTCGCCGCGCACCCGATGTGGAACATCACGCAGTGGAACTCCGCCCCGATGGAGGCCGAGATCACCGTCGATCCGGTCCTCACCGAGCAGGCGCTCCGGGATGCGGCCGGCAGCGCGTACTCCGCGCCGGTCGACGCCTCGGTCGCCTTCGACGCGGCCTCCGCCTCGTACACCACGACCCCGGCGGTCGAGGGCCAGGGTCTCGACCCCGCCACCGTCACCGCCGCCCTGGAGGACGCGTTCACGAGCGGGACCGGCCGCACGACGATCGACGGCACCTTCGTACCGATCGAGGCGGCGCTCACCACCGCGGAGGCCGACGCGGCCGTCGGACAGCTCAACGGCATGCTCGACACGGTCGGCTTCTACGTCGGCGAAGAGCGCACGGTCCCGATCGACCGCGCGGTCGCCGCATCCTGGCTCACCGTGACGGATCTCGACGGCAGCATTGCGCTGTCCGCCGACGCCGCCGCCATCCAACCCTCGGTCGACGCGCTGCCCGGTCTGGTCGACCGCTCCCCGGTGAACGCCACCGTCGTCACCGACACTGCGGGGAACGTCCTGCAGGAGCTCACCCCGGGCGTCGCCGGACGAGCCGTCGGCGACACCTCCGGCGTGGCGGACGCCTTCGCCGCCCAGTTGGCCACGGGGAACGCCGCCTATCAGGTCCCGGTCACCGAGACCGCCTTCGAGACGACGACCCTCGCACGCAACATCGACGTCAACCTGTCCTCGCAGCGCGCGACGCTGTACGAGAACGGGCAGGTCGTCTACAGCTGGGCGATCTCCTCGGGCTTGTCCGGCACACCCACACCGACCGGCAACTTCACGGTCTTCGCGCACGTGCGGATGCAGAACATGGGCTGCGGACCCACGTCCTCGTACTGCACGGAGGACGTCCCGTGGGTCACCTACTTCGCGCCCGACATCGCCTTCCATGGCGCGTACTGGCACAACAACTTCGGCAGCCCGATGAGCCACGGCTGCGTGAACATGCGCATCTCCGAGGCCAAGTTCGTCTTCGACTGGGCCCCGAACGGCACCCCGGTGTCCGTGCACTACTGA
- a CDS encoding NADP-dependent isocitrate dehydrogenase: MPDSTIIYTHTDEAPALATASFLPLVRAIAGQAGVDIETRDISLAGRILAAFPQRLTPEQLVGDALAELGALATLPEANIIKLPNISASLPQLKAAIAELQSQGFDVPDYPDEPSSLDETNIRARYDRIKGSAVNPVLREGNSDRRAPLSVKNYARKHPHVNKPFPSGSKTRVATMGHDDFRTNEISWVSPEDDVLTIRFVGADGETTTLKSGIKTLPGEIIDATFLSAKALDAFLADTIATAKADDVLYSVHLKATMMKVSDPIIFGHVVKAYFADVFDTYGDALAAAGVTPNNGLGAILSALGKVEGGEDIAKAISADLANGARLSYVNSDKGITNLHVPSDVIVDASMPALIRNGGKLWGVDGGEDDTLAVIPDSSYAGVYQAVIEDVIANGPLDPATIGTVPNVGLMAQAAEEYGSHDKTFEISGTGVVQVVNSAGDVVLEHAVEAGDIWRATQTKDIAVRDWVKLAVTRARATGSPAVFWLDETRAHDAQLIEKVKTYLADHDTEGLQIEILAPAEATLFSLERIRQGLDTISVTGNVLRDYLTDLFPILEVGTSAKMLSIVPLLAGGGLFETGAGGSAPKHVQQLLSEDYLRWDSLGEFFALAASFEHYAEFTGNAKAKVLADTLDAATGTFLENDKSPGRKLGSIDNRGSHFYLALYWVQELAAQTADAGLAAIFAPIAAELQANEQAIVDELAAVQGSPVEIGGYYHPDEALVSAVMRPSATLNGIIDAL, from the coding sequence GTGCCTGATTCCACCATCATCTACACGCACACCGATGAGGCTCCGGCTCTCGCGACGGCGTCGTTCCTCCCCCTGGTGCGGGCCATCGCCGGCCAGGCCGGAGTCGACATCGAGACGCGGGACATCTCGCTCGCAGGCCGCATCCTCGCAGCCTTCCCGCAGCGGCTGACGCCCGAGCAGCTCGTCGGCGACGCGCTGGCCGAGCTGGGCGCGCTCGCGACCCTGCCCGAGGCGAACATCATCAAGCTCCCGAACATCTCGGCCTCCCTCCCGCAGCTGAAGGCCGCCATCGCGGAACTCCAGTCGCAGGGTTTCGACGTGCCGGACTACCCGGACGAGCCGTCGTCCCTCGACGAGACGAACATCCGCGCGCGCTACGACCGCATCAAGGGCTCCGCGGTCAACCCGGTTCTGCGCGAGGGCAACAGTGACCGCCGTGCGCCGCTCTCGGTGAAGAACTACGCGCGCAAGCACCCGCACGTGAACAAGCCCTTCCCCTCCGGCTCCAAGACCCGCGTGGCGACGATGGGGCACGACGACTTCCGCACGAACGAGATCTCCTGGGTCAGCCCCGAGGACGACGTCCTCACGATCCGTTTCGTGGGCGCCGACGGTGAGACGACGACCCTGAAGTCCGGCATCAAGACCCTGCCCGGCGAGATCATCGACGCCACGTTCCTCTCCGCGAAGGCGCTGGACGCCTTCCTGGCGGACACCATCGCCACGGCCAAGGCCGACGACGTGCTCTACTCGGTGCACCTCAAGGCGACCATGATGAAGGTCAGCGACCCGATCATCTTCGGGCACGTCGTGAAGGCGTACTTCGCCGACGTGTTCGACACCTACGGCGACGCGCTCGCGGCAGCCGGCGTCACCCCCAACAACGGACTGGGTGCGATCCTGTCCGCGCTCGGCAAGGTCGAGGGCGGCGAGGACATCGCCAAGGCCATCTCCGCGGACCTCGCCAACGGGGCGCGCCTGTCCTACGTGAACTCCGACAAGGGGATCACGAACCTGCACGTCCCCTCCGACGTGATCGTGGACGCATCGATGCCCGCGCTGATCCGCAACGGCGGAAAGCTCTGGGGCGTCGACGGCGGCGAGGACGACACGCTCGCCGTGATCCCGGACTCGTCCTACGCGGGCGTCTACCAGGCGGTCATCGAGGACGTCATCGCGAACGGCCCGCTGGACCCCGCCACGATCGGCACGGTCCCCAACGTCGGTCTCATGGCGCAGGCGGCCGAGGAGTACGGCAGCCACGACAAGACGTTCGAGATCAGCGGGACGGGGGTCGTCCAGGTCGTGAACTCGGCCGGCGACGTCGTGCTCGAGCACGCGGTCGAAGCGGGCGACATCTGGCGCGCCACGCAGACCAAGGACATCGCCGTGCGCGACTGGGTGAAGCTCGCCGTCACGCGCGCCCGTGCGACCGGTTCCCCCGCGGTCTTCTGGCTCGACGAGACGCGTGCGCACGACGCGCAGCTCATCGAGAAGGTGAAGACCTACCTCGCCGACCACGACACCGAGGGCCTGCAGATCGAGATCCTCGCGCCCGCCGAGGCGACGCTTTTCTCGCTCGAGCGCATCCGCCAGGGTCTGGACACGATCTCGGTCACCGGCAACGTCCTCCGTGACTACCTGACCGACCTGTTCCCGATCCTCGAGGTCGGCACGAGCGCCAAGATGCTCTCCATCGTGCCGCTGCTGGCCGGCGGCGGGCTGTTCGAGACCGGGGCCGGCGGCTCTGCGCCCAAGCACGTGCAGCAGCTGCTCAGCGAGGACTACCTGCGGTGGGACTCGCTCGGTGAGTTCTTCGCGCTGGCCGCGTCCTTCGAGCACTACGCGGAGTTCACCGGCAACGCGAAGGCCAAGGTCCTCGCGGACACGCTGGATGCGGCCACCGGGACCTTCCTGGAGAACGACAAGTCCCCGGGGCGCAAGCTCGGCTCCATCGACAACCGCGGAAGCCACTTCTACCTCGCGCTGTACTGGGTGCAGGAGCTGGCGGCGCAGACCGCGGACGCCGGACTCGCCGCGATCTTCGCGCCGATCGCCGCCGAGCTCCAGGCGAACGAGCAGGCCATCGTGGACGAGCTCGCCGCCGTTCAGGGGTCGCCCGTCGAGATCGGCGGGTACTACCACCCGGACGAGGCCCTCGTCTCGGCGGTCATGCGTCCGTCCGCGACCCTGAACGGGATCATCGACGCGCTCTGA
- a CDS encoding WXG100 family type VII secretion target produces the protein MSAGGVTLEFGAAEAALASLRASRVGIAAELQKLEDAAQGLSGSWSGDAERAYRSAQAQWSTSMIELNAVLDAACTVLQNWIEGMRQTERELAQGWPG, from the coding sequence GTGAGCGCGGGCGGGGTGACGCTCGAGTTCGGCGCCGCGGAGGCGGCACTGGCCTCCCTGCGGGCGTCCCGGGTCGGCATCGCGGCGGAACTGCAGAAGCTCGAGGATGCCGCTCAGGGTCTGAGCGGGTCGTGGTCAGGGGACGCCGAGCGTGCCTACCGGAGTGCGCAGGCGCAGTGGTCGACGAGCATGATCGAGCTCAACGCCGTACTGGATGCCGCGTGCACCGTCCTGCAGAACTGGATCGAGGGCATGCGGCAGACGGAGCGCGAACTCGCGCAGGGGTGGCCCGGGTGA
- a CDS encoding GNAT family N-acetyltransferase, which produces MTELRLEELSAATIVAVNTLSLKPGQEQFLAPVSYGVAATVADPGTTWQRVVLDGDEVVGFVSANFSEDAPQEHFRSVLWRINVDADDQGRGVGRFAVDGLMDEARRRGMDHVDVIYEAGEEGPEAFFRRVGFEPVGETEFGEVIARITV; this is translated from the coding sequence ATGACGGAACTGCGCCTGGAAGAGCTCTCCGCCGCGACGATCGTCGCCGTGAACACCCTGTCGCTGAAACCGGGCCAGGAACAGTTCCTCGCTCCGGTCAGCTATGGAGTGGCCGCGACCGTCGCCGATCCCGGCACCACCTGGCAGCGGGTCGTGCTCGACGGGGACGAGGTCGTCGGGTTCGTCAGCGCGAACTTCTCCGAGGACGCGCCGCAGGAGCACTTCCGCTCCGTCCTGTGGCGCATCAACGTGGACGCCGACGACCAGGGTCGCGGCGTCGGCCGCTTCGCCGTCGACGGCCTGATGGACGAAGCCCGCAGGCGCGGGATGGACCACGTCGACGTGATCTACGAAGCCGGCGAGGAAGGGCCCGAGGCGTTCTTCCGCCGCGTCGGCTTCGAGCCCGTGGGCGAGACAGAGTTCGGCGAGGTCATCGCGCGCATCACGGTCTGA
- a CDS encoding ABC transporter ATP-binding protein has product MSTVTGTSGEDRSDYTQVESRQIRRRSMRLLGSLVSPLRWQLVLAALVLVVSTALRVLGPALIAFGIDNALPAVIERMDWMPTIAVSLVYLLSAIGGAVLIAWYVVVAARLTQAVMFDLRTRIFRHTQRLSLEFHESYTSGRIISRQTSDLDTIRELLDGGLNELVSGVLYGGFTLIALLLLDWQSGVILIVMGGPLMLLMRWFYRRSQVVYRESRVVSAKVIVHFVETMTGIRAVKAFRKEPRNDVEFGELSSQYRAVNMRSIRLFGTFEPALMAISAATLAAVMLWGGLRVADGALAVGVLLAAVLYVRNFFSPLQEVAMFLNSYQSAAAALEKVSGVLEEEPSVPDPSQPVDLRAAQGAIRFEDVAFGYGDGRVVLPGFSLDVPAGQTVALVGTTGAGKTTLAKLVSRFYDPTAGRVTLDGVDLRRLHPKDLRRAIVMVTQEAYLFSGTVADNIALGKPDATLEEIQAAARAVGADEFIRALPDGYDTDVNKRGGRVSAGQRQLISFARAFLADPAVLILDEATASLDIPSERLIQEALQTLLADRTALIIAHRLSTVAIADRVLVMEHGRIIEDDTPEMLIAGTGKFAQLHAAWRASLV; this is encoded by the coding sequence GTGAGCACGGTCACCGGAACCAGCGGCGAAGACCGCTCGGACTACACCCAGGTCGAGAGCCGGCAGATCCGCCGTCGCTCGATGCGCCTCCTGGGATCGCTCGTCAGCCCTCTCCGCTGGCAGCTCGTCCTCGCCGCGCTGGTGCTCGTGGTCTCCACCGCGCTGCGGGTGCTGGGCCCGGCCCTCATCGCCTTCGGGATCGACAACGCGTTGCCCGCCGTCATCGAGCGGATGGACTGGATGCCGACGATCGCGGTGTCCCTCGTCTACCTCCTCTCGGCGATCGGCGGGGCCGTACTGATCGCCTGGTACGTCGTGGTCGCGGCCCGCCTGACCCAGGCCGTGATGTTCGACCTGCGCACCAGGATCTTCCGGCACACGCAACGGCTGAGCCTGGAGTTCCACGAGTCCTACACCTCGGGCCGGATCATCTCCCGCCAGACCAGCGACCTGGACACCATCCGGGAACTGCTCGACGGCGGGCTCAACGAGCTCGTCTCCGGCGTCCTCTACGGAGGGTTCACGCTGATCGCCCTGCTTCTGCTGGACTGGCAGAGCGGCGTCATCCTCATCGTGATGGGCGGCCCGCTCATGCTGCTGATGCGGTGGTTCTACCGCCGCTCCCAGGTCGTCTACCGGGAGTCCCGGGTGGTCAGCGCGAAGGTCATCGTGCACTTCGTGGAGACGATGACCGGCATCCGTGCGGTCAAGGCGTTTCGGAAGGAGCCCCGAAACGACGTCGAGTTCGGCGAGCTGTCGAGTCAGTACCGCGCCGTGAACATGCGTTCCATCCGCCTGTTCGGGACGTTCGAGCCGGCGCTCATGGCGATCTCCGCCGCGACGCTCGCAGCCGTGATGCTCTGGGGCGGTCTGCGCGTCGCCGACGGCGCGCTCGCGGTCGGCGTGCTCCTGGCCGCGGTCCTGTACGTGCGGAACTTCTTCTCTCCGCTGCAGGAGGTCGCGATGTTCCTGAACTCCTACCAGTCCGCCGCGGCGGCGCTGGAGAAGGTGTCCGGGGTCCTGGAGGAGGAGCCCTCGGTCCCCGACCCCTCGCAGCCGGTGGATCTGCGCGCGGCGCAGGGCGCCATCCGCTTCGAGGATGTGGCGTTCGGTTACGGCGACGGGCGCGTGGTGCTGCCCGGGTTCAGCCTGGACGTGCCGGCGGGCCAGACCGTGGCGCTCGTGGGAACGACGGGGGCGGGGAAGACGACCCTCGCCAAGCTCGTGTCACGGTTCTACGACCCGACGGCCGGCCGGGTGACGCTGGACGGGGTCGACCTGCGCCGCCTGCATCCCAAGGACCTGCGCCGGGCGATCGTGATGGTCACCCAGGAGGCGTACCTGTTCAGCGGGACGGTCGCCGACAACATCGCCCTGGGAAAGCCCGATGCGACGCTGGAGGAGATCCAGGCGGCCGCCCGTGCGGTCGGTGCGGACGAGTTCATCCGGGCCCTGCCGGACGGCTACGACACCGACGTGAACAAGCGCGGTGGCCGGGTCTCGGCCGGTCAGCGCCAGCTGATCTCGTTCGCGCGGGCGTTCCTGGCGGATCCCGCCGTCCTCATCCTGGACGAAGCCACCGCTTCGCTCGACATCCCGAGCGAACGGCTCATCCAGGAGGCGCTGCAGACGCTCCTCGCCGACCGGACGGCGCTGATCATCGCGCACCGCCTGTCGACGGTGGCGATCGCCGACCGGGTGCTGGTGATGGAGCACGGCCGCATCATCGAGGACGACACCCCGGAGATGCTCATCGCCGGCACGGGCAAGTTCGCCCAGCTGCACGCCGCGTGGCGCGCCTCGCTGGTGTGA
- a CDS encoding ABC transporter ATP-binding protein, translated as MTTSPPLSTPRALARLLPFARPVLPRLVLGAVSALAASIVALMLPLVLEGVVAGPIASGETPQIVWGAVAVLALGLAEAGLVWARRWFVLAPATQVEYELRTGFYRRLQRLPVSFHDRWQSGQLLSRMMQDISLIRRWLAFGLILLVVNVLTIAIGSVLLFQWHWLLGVVFLACSAPLWYAGYRFEKQYGTLARQSQDQAGDLATSVEESVHGIRVLKAFGRGGHALNKFMRQAETLRHTELRKARAIGFIWFWLVLLPDIAFAFCLAVGIVLAQLGELSVAELFAFFAMATVLRWPMESIGFLFSFLLDARTATDRIYEVFDEPNTIVDPDTPSSIAEPRGHLVFERTHFRYQDAPAEQRDLLDGIDLDLEPGETMALVGLTGSGKTTLTTLPARLYDVTGGRVVLDGVDVRDLTLSELRTHVSMAFEDATLFSASVRENVLLGRADLDPASPEGERVMRQALQVAQAGFVDDLPDGVDTVIGEEGLSLSGGQRQRLALARAVAARPTVLVLDDPLSALDVDTEALVEAALREVLADTTALIVAHRPSTVALADRVALLEAGRVTAVGTHSELMRTSEHYRYVISSLEADDESAVQKETTP; from the coding sequence ATGACCACCTCCCCTCCGCTGTCCACGCCCCGCGCGCTCGCGCGCCTGCTCCCCTTCGCACGCCCGGTGCTGCCGCGCCTCGTGCTCGGGGCGGTGAGCGCGCTCGCCGCGAGCATCGTCGCCCTGATGCTGCCCCTGGTCCTCGAAGGCGTGGTCGCCGGTCCGATCGCCTCCGGCGAGACGCCGCAGATCGTCTGGGGTGCGGTCGCCGTCCTCGCTCTCGGCCTGGCCGAGGCGGGGCTCGTCTGGGCCCGCCGGTGGTTCGTGCTCGCTCCGGCCACCCAGGTGGAGTACGAGCTGCGTACCGGCTTCTACCGCCGGCTGCAGCGTCTGCCCGTCAGCTTCCACGACCGCTGGCAGTCGGGACAGCTCCTCAGCCGGATGATGCAGGACATCAGCCTCATCCGCCGGTGGCTGGCCTTCGGGCTCATCCTGCTCGTCGTCAACGTGCTGACGATCGCGATCGGCTCCGTTCTCCTGTTCCAGTGGCACTGGCTGCTCGGGGTCGTGTTCCTCGCCTGCTCCGCGCCCCTCTGGTACGCCGGATACCGGTTCGAGAAGCAGTACGGCACGCTCGCGCGGCAGAGTCAGGACCAGGCGGGCGACCTCGCCACCTCGGTCGAGGAGAGTGTCCACGGCATCCGCGTGCTGAAGGCGTTCGGGCGTGGCGGACACGCCCTCAACAAGTTCATGCGACAGGCGGAGACGCTCCGGCACACGGAGCTCCGCAAGGCGCGCGCCATCGGCTTCATCTGGTTCTGGCTGGTGCTGCTGCCCGACATCGCGTTCGCCTTCTGCCTGGCCGTGGGGATCGTGCTCGCTCAGCTGGGCGAACTCTCCGTCGCCGAACTGTTCGCGTTCTTCGCCATGGCGACCGTGCTGCGCTGGCCGATGGAGTCCATCGGCTTCCTCTTCTCCTTCCTCCTCGATGCGCGCACCGCCACCGACCGCATCTACGAGGTGTTCGACGAGCCGAACACGATCGTGGACCCGGACACCCCGAGCAGCATCGCCGAGCCGCGCGGGCACCTCGTGTTCGAGCGCACGCACTTCCGCTATCAGGACGCCCCCGCCGAGCAGAGGGACCTCCTCGACGGCATCGATCTCGATCTGGAGCCGGGGGAGACGATGGCGCTCGTCGGGCTCACCGGTTCCGGTAAGACCACGCTGACGACGCTGCCGGCCCGGTTGTACGACGTGACCGGCGGGCGCGTGGTCCTGGACGGCGTCGACGTGCGCGACCTGACCCTCAGCGAGCTGCGCACGCACGTGTCGATGGCCTTCGAGGACGCGACGCTGTTCTCCGCATCCGTCCGCGAGAACGTGCTGCTCGGGCGGGCCGACCTCGATCCCGCGTCCCCCGAGGGGGAGCGGGTGATGCGCCAGGCTCTCCAGGTCGCCCAGGCCGGGTTCGTGGACGATCTCCCCGACGGAGTCGACACGGTGATCGGGGAGGAGGGGCTCAGCCTCTCCGGCGGCCAGCGCCAGCGCCTCGCGCTGGCACGCGCGGTCGCCGCGCGACCGACCGTGCTCGTCCTCGACGATCCGCTCTCCGCCCTCGACGTCGACACGGAGGCACTGGTCGAAGCGGCGCTGCGGGAGGTACTCGCCGACACTACGGCGCTCATCGTCGCGCACCGGCCGTCGACGGTCGCACTGGCCGATCGCGTCGCCCTCCTCGAGGCCGGTCGCGTGACGGCGGTGGGCACCCATTCGGAGCTCATGCGCACCTCGGAGCACTACCGCTACGTGATCTCGAGCCTCGAGGCGGATGACGAGTCCGCCGTGCAGAAGGAGACGACGCCGTGA
- a CDS encoding methylated-DNA--[protein]-cysteine S-methyltransferase, translating into MTAHLDTIDTPDGPFTVLADGHQRVLASGWTADPEAILGRLRPRERPEQVVEGGVAALDAVHAYYAGDLAAIDEVQVSQSGTTGQLAGWRGLRRIAPGAPLTYAQFAAELGSERAVRAAASVCARNAAALFVPCHRVLRTGGALGGFAWGLEIKRSLLARERAALPAGPVVPSGR; encoded by the coding sequence ATGACCGCGCATCTCGACACGATCGACACCCCCGACGGACCCTTCACGGTGCTGGCGGACGGGCATCAGCGGGTGCTGGCGTCCGGGTGGACAGCCGACCCGGAAGCGATCCTCGGCCGCCTGCGGCCCCGGGAGCGACCCGAGCAGGTCGTCGAGGGCGGCGTCGCGGCCCTCGACGCCGTGCACGCCTACTATGCGGGGGACCTCGCGGCGATCGACGAGGTCCAGGTCAGTCAGAGCGGTACCACGGGGCAACTGGCGGGATGGCGGGGCCTGCGCCGGATCGCTCCCGGCGCGCCGCTCACCTATGCGCAGTTCGCCGCCGAGCTCGGCAGTGAGCGTGCGGTGCGTGCGGCTGCGTCCGTCTGCGCGCGTAACGCCGCCGCCCTGTTCGTGCCCTGCCATCGGGTACTGCGCACCGGCGGTGCGCTCGGTGGCTTCGCCTGGGGGCTCGAGATCAAGCGCAGCCTGCTGGCGCGGGAGCGGGCGGCGCTGCCCGCCGGTCCGGTCGTGCCGTCCGGGAGATGA